The sequence TTTTAACACAACTAGTCCAAGTGAGGCCATCTTATCAAATTATCTAGGTAATTGGTATTAGATTAACATGTTCAGTGTTTATAGACTAATGAAATATCTCAAAAggtaacatgaaaaaaatcacacagccAGAGATCCCATTAAGACTACCTTATTAAGTAGGAGAACAGGCACACACACGAAATAGAGGAATGATTTACCCTGAGTTCCTCAAGCTTCTCTCTTATTTCAATAAATCCTAAATGTAGTTTTCCTCCAAAGTGATCAGCAAGACGTCGGTCATTGTCATGAAGACCAAGGTAGGCCGAACACACTTCACAAACCCGtagcttctgctgctgaaagctaGAGGCAGGCATAGAATTTCTGTATACCTCCTAGAAAAAGCAAACTTGTTAGTCTTACTTCTCAATgcacacaaatacaaaaatgattttttttaccaagagtgtattatttttatgacagaattcaaaacaaattagCACACCCTTTAGTTAATTCACACCATTCATAAATTAACTGTCTCATTAAGATGAAGTGCAGGTTCCTCATTTTGAAGATTGGATATAGTAAGAACAGGACATTACCAAATGGTTTTGCAAATTAAACAAAGTGGAGCAATTATTATCTTTATTTCAGATTATACTGCTTAGAACAATGAGTAAATTTCATAGACAACATACTGAATACATGTTAACACAAAAATTACTATATGTTAACATATTATGAAAATattgtatgttttctttgtgaatgcagtttaaaacaagagaaatcTACCTGCATTTTAGATGCTAATTAAACATCAAGTTATCTAAGCAAAATTTACCTACACTCAGATGACAGACAAGCAAGACTGCCAGCTACCCCTCTGGTACCATTAAAGCAACCGCAGATGTTTGTTTCTATGAATTTAAGTATCTTGGTGAAATATGATATAGAAAAAGCTCTTGACAAGATTTGCCATCCGAACATTACTACAAAGACTACTTTGACGTGCCTGATACACAAGCCATTGACTATCtttcaatgaaaacaaacttaGCAGGGTCTGAAATGGCTCCCCTTACTGAAGCTTTCCAATATGAGCCACACACCAGCACACCCCAACGTACAGTGGGGTTACCACAGCAAGAGTCGCAAGACCCAGCGAGATGAGCAAGTCCAACACACACAGACATGACTGTCATGTCCACAGATGTTACCAGCCAGTACAGCTAAACTAAGGTGAACACATCATCAGTGGAAATTAGTATAATTTAATAGTAAAGGAGTGTATTTGAAGGCAGAAACTTTTCCCAAACAGGATGCCACAAAGCAAATTCCTTGGTTTATATAAAGCAGTTAGCTAAGGAAGTGCCAGTAGCTAAGGCATCTTGCACTACACAGTTACTGGCCAATTTAATTTGGGATACTGCCCTCTCTATCCCCCAAACCTTACACAATCAACTTACTTCAGCTTCTCTCTTCTTTACCCGGGCTTTCTCCACTTCATCCATTACTTTTTGAGATTCTTCCACATTTCCATCAGCTCCCAGCTGTTCTACTTTGGCCAGTAGTTTCCCAATTTCTTCATTCAATTCATGAACTCGTTCAgccttaaaagagaaaaggctcAATGCAGGAAATGCTTTTAAGTTAATTATGGAAAAGCATCTGAACTAATACTGAGGTATTATTATATGCAAAATCCGTAGGGTGAAATTAAAGGAAGCGTGCATAGGTAACCTCCTCATTTCAAGGGAAACAGAACTGCCTCATGtcaaaacacacagagaaaggCTGGGTTACCAAGACTATGTAGCAACTCCAGAGAACGATTTTGTTCATAGATTCCAAATAATTCACACTGCTGTCTTGCAAAATCAGTATTCATACAACCATTCTTCCTGGCTTGTGCatgtatttgcagaaaaaatgatttttttgatcaAAAAGTACAAGAATTACTAACATTTGTGTGGCATCGTGTCACAGAGATTGAAGTTCTCTGAGCTCAAGAATATCAAAGAGGTCTCTTCCatgccttctcctctccctgctttaGAAACAGGTTTGAGGcatctttttttgctttttatgtgtttattaTAGAACTTATTTTTATCCTTAATCAGCATGAATTCTCAGATGGGATAGCCTGCCAAAGTCTAAATTTGGTTCCTTAGAAAAACAGACCACCAAAAAACCCTTCAGCAATTAGTTTTACATGCTTACTTTAGCTGCAACTTCAGCACTGATCTCTTCTTGGGTTTCTGCTAATCTTTTCTTAGCCACTTCTGTTCTCCTGTCACAGTCTGCAATAAACGACTGCAGGTGGTCCATTGCCTAAAACATCAACAAGAACATCAATCAACATTGTAAAGAACATGACTATTTCATTATCCTTAAAAATTTCATAGTTAAGGCTAACTTTTCAGAGTTTTTCTTAGTGAAACCTTgagtaaaacaaaaacctaGCTGTTTATGGTATATAATCGCATATATTAATATAcactaacattttaaaaacaagtctgCACACTGTCAAAATTCTGAAGTATTTGCAGAAACTTGGAAATGAATCTGTCTTAAGTCTTATTCCTGTAAAAGCAGTAAGCATTTATAACACGTATTAAAATTCTTCAAAGGATAGTTAGGTTCACCTCATCCTGCCAATACATGCAATACTGTaacatttttcccctcatttttaaGCTATTAATCATATTAATAATACCATATTAATATTAATCATATTAATAACATCATATAAATAACACCATGCCCCCCAATCAACAACCAccccaagtttttttttttttttatctgcactGAGGACAGACTTCCTAGCTGGGAGTCTGGAACTGTATTACTCAAACTATGGTGTACTGAGACATAGCATGTAATTTGTTATTCCCaagagaaaatgacatttttattaacaaatagAGAATTTAAGCCTCTCTTCAAAGCATTCATGACATTTGCTTGATAATTGTTACCACTAAGACAGCATACAGGTTtatgataattatttttgtgaaagGATATTAACTGTTCTACCTAGGAATGACTACCAATACAAACATAATACTCGCATATAATCATGAGGAAGCATGTAAGTGTTCCCATAACTGTGGAGGGATTTCTCTGCCTCCACTTACAAAGCTACTTTACATAAGTTCTCCTTCTTTGTGCACCAAAGCTTAACTTTTGTTGCTCAGTTTATCCTTCTAGGCACACAAGTTATGCTTTCTCTCCACCAAGACAAGATACATACATCAAGCTCAAAGAAGAAATCTTGATCTTTGGATGCTATTTCATAGTCTGCCCTTAATGCCAGGTCATGCACCTTCAGACATTCTCCAAGGTCCATTCTCTGAAAGGAGACAGAGGGAAAGtaatataatttttcaaaagagttacaaggaaaaaagcaagcacaaTTTCCTTTAATAGACAAATATTCCAAAGCAAATCATCTCCTATATGGGAATAAAAGGACAGTTTTAAAAAGTTGCAAGACAATCCTAGATCTTTAATAAACATGTATGAACGATATAAGCTTTCCATTCTGACTACGTATTTTTTCCTATGATGATGGCTGTTTGCATTACAGAGTATCGTTGTTGTCCTGcaagagtttttttgtttgtttgtgttggtttttttgtttgcttgtttttttagctttcaggaaaataaaagggacTGAAGTGGAACATCCTGTATTGAATTAAAACAGCTGAGGAGAACCAAGATCCCTGAAAATAATTGGCAATTAAATGGTCAAATGCTTGATCTGATCTATCTGTACACTCCACGTTCTTGCTGTAACAATCATCTGAAATAGTTGCAACCACATCATCACTGTAAGTGCTGCTTAAAAGTCATTCTCAAAGCATATAAAGGTAGCCAAAAATCAAATCTATCCAAAGGGAAGGTGAGAACAACAAACTAAAGCAGATTACATAATTAGCCTTTAATCTCACATAGAATGCTGCTGAGAAGAGCGCCCAGAATTTTACTAGGTATAACAATTACttttttcaaactgaagttTGCAGCTTgcacagcaaaagaaattttGATGAAATCAAAATTGTTTCCTGCAAGTTTGTTTGGTGATCAAGACAAAGTAATATGCACATGACAAAAATCAACtcataatggaaataaaattagaaaaaaacaagataaatCAACATGTGACTTTGTAGAGAATGTATAATCACTGAAAGTGATTACTATTTGCTTCACTTAAAAACAATACAGTTTCAGTTAGTTCTGTGCACTGCTCACTTCAGAAAAACTAATCCTTTCTTAGCAttaaaaagacaacagaagTTGAACTCTAGTAGAAAAAGCTCTTACTGTTGTAGTTCAGTAACTGTTTTAGAACCAAAACTAACATAACTgataatttgtgttttttcataaataaaagatGAGTGTTAACTTGGAAACTGTTGGAAGTCACCTGATATCTGAACACCTAATttcaacaggaaagaaaaagatcagCTCTTTCCTTCGTAACTACACAGAACCTCAGCAATTTTGTTAAGTGATGCAAAACCTGGAAGACATAGAAGCTGAGTGATATATCAAATTTCCAAGTCATTAGGTGCTAACATTACTGcattctttcagaaaagtatTTCACTATCAGGAAAGCAGtatgaaagaacattttataaCTATCTAAAAATTAAGACACCCAAGAATACTCCTAAAATTGGGAAAAGCTTGTCTTTATGCCAATTCATCACTTGCACTCATATATGTTATTTAAGGTTGAATTGTAAAACTCGAGGCCAATCCTGTTTTACATCAAACACACCACTCTCAAATGCATAGATAAAGCTACTGACACTAAGAAATCTGTacacaaagacaaaaagccTGAAACATATTCATCACACCATCAAAAAAATGCGATTTCAATATGAAAGCTACATATAGAGTAAGTACATGAAATGTAAGTTCTTCCATCACACCCTAAAAAAACAAGAATTCACGTGACGCTACCATGACATACTTTGTGTTGACTTTACAATTCAGAATGGATTTGACCTCTTCAAATCAGcctattttctgatttctttttagtCCAACTTGTAAATCCATAGCTCAAGAGGATGGAAATTACTTTGAGCcagcatttctgctgaaaaaaattctGCTCTCCCTTTATCACTATGCTGTGCCTCCCTATGCTACCACATGTGCCtgtaaaactgaacacaatCAGGGTACTGACTGGGTAAAATGTAGCTTAGCAAGCCAAAAACAGAGGCAATTTTTCAGCAGCATCGCTTTATCCAATTTGTTAGGCAGCTATACAAACAGACATGCTGACATTATGTAGGGGGAAGTGTAATAGTGGACTTGAGCAGCTGGGATCTCTTAACAGTACCAAGATTACACTTCAAAAACTCTTCAATAACTTCAGTAATATTAGCAGCAATTTTTGGGGGGTGGAGGAGAGGTGATGTAGGATTTGTTATTGTTAGATAGTGTCCCAGTTAGAAGAAAGGAAGCATTGGatcccttctccctctctgaTCCAGCTTGGAGCAGCCATACAAATACTCGCATGGCTAACAGACAGGGAACA comes from Anser cygnoides isolate HZ-2024a breed goose chromosome 1, Taihu_goose_T2T_genome, whole genome shotgun sequence and encodes:
- the LUC7L2 gene encoding putative RNA-binding protein Luc7-like 2 isoform X5; translated protein: MNVAFLDFFNEFNVSLPAYINLQGSVRKAPHSPSRDTTRQRIKFSDDRVCKSHLLNCCPHDVLSGTRMDLGECLKVHDLALRADYEIASKDQDFFFELDAMDHLQSFIADCDRRTEVAKKRLAETQEEISAEVAAKAERVHELNEEIGKLLAKVEQLGADGNVEESQKVMDEVEKARVKKREAEEVYRNSMPASSFQQQKLRVCEVCSAYLGLHDNDRRLADHFGGKLHLGFIEIREKLEELRRIVADKQEKRNQERLKRREEREREEREKLRRSRSRDRRRHRSRSASRERKRRTRSKSREKRHRHRSRSNSRSRSRSHHRSRHSSRERSRERSSKKR